A genomic window from Astatotilapia calliptera chromosome 12, fAstCal1.2, whole genome shotgun sequence includes:
- the paqr3a gene encoding progestin and adipoQ receptor family member 3a isoform X3, which yields MPQKPQKSSQTAHYIELGSYQYWPVLVPRGIRLYTYEQIPPFLRENPYITDGYRAYLPSRLCIKSLFILSNETVNIWSHLLGFLLFFCLGVYNMASVLPAVGASREDYVIYSIGLFCFQLCMLCSVGYHLFCCHRSEKTSRRWMALDYAGVSIGILGCYVPGVFYTFYCNNYWRQVYLVTVLAMILAVFFAQIHPHYLSKQWKQLRSIIFCSVTGYGLIPTVHWICLTGGFSSELVQAFVPRVLVMYFIAALALIFYVSKVPERYFPGQLNYLGSSHQVWHLLLVLMFYWWHQSTGFIMAYRHSQPCPNTPQHA from the exons ATGCCTCAGAAACCACAGAAGAGCTCTCAGACTGCACACTACATCGAGCTGGGAAGTTATCAGTACTGGCCTGTACTGGTGCCCAGAGGTATCAGGCTGTACACATACGAGCAGATCCCCCCGTTTCTGAGGGAGAACCCCTACATCACAGATGGATACAGGGCATACTTGCCCTCCAGGCTGTGCATCAAAAG CCTCTTCATCCTGTCCAATGAGACGGTGAACATCTGGAGCCATCTCCTgggcttcctcctcttcttctgtcttGGGGTGTACAACATGGCCTCGGTGCTGCCGGCTGTTGGCGCCTCCAGAGAGGATTATGTCATCTACTCCATTGGACTCTTCTGCTTTCAG CTGTGTATGCTGTGCTCGGTGGGTTACCACCTGTTCTGCTGCCATCGCTCAGAGAAGACCAGCCGCCGCTGGATGGCGCTGGATTACGCCGGTGTTTCCATCGGCATCCTGGGCTGCTACGTCCCCGGAGTCTTCTACACCTTCTACTGTAATAAC TACTGGCGGCAGGTGTACCTGGTGACGGTCCTCGCCATGATCCTGGCTGTGTTCTTCGCTCAGATCCACCCTCATTATCTCAGCAAGCAGTGGAAGCAGCTGCGCTCGATCATCTTCTGCTCGGTGACCGGGTACGGCCTCATCCCCACCGTCCACTGGATCTGCCTCACGGGAGGTTTCTCCTCTGAACTCGTCCAG GCGTTTGTTCCTCGGGTCCTGGTGATGTACTTCATTGCAGCACTGGCTCTCATTTTCTATGTTTCCAAAGTTCCTGAGCGGTACTTCCCAG GTCAGCTGAACTACCTGGGCTCCAGCCATCAGGTTTGGCACTTGCTGCTAGTGCTCATGTTTTACTGGTGGCACCAATCAACAGGCTTCATCATGGCGTACAGGCACAGTCAGCCGTGCCCCAACACCCCCCAACACGCCTAG
- the paqr3a gene encoding progestin and adipoQ receptor family member 3a isoform X2, producing MRSTYYKPQNGTNCKYAKLKGSGQIKPDPAGSDMPQKPQKSSQTAHYIELGSYQYWPVLVPRGIRLYTYEQIPPFLRENPYITDGYRAYLPSRLCIKSLFILSNETVNIWSHLLGFLLFFCLGVYNMASVLPAVGASREDYVIYSIGLFCFQLCMLCSVGYHLFCCHRSEKTSRRWMALDYAGVSIGILGCYVPGVFYTFYCNNYWRQVYLVTVLAMILAVFFAQIHPHYLSKQWKQLRSIIFCSVTGYGLIPTVHWICLTGGFSSELVQAFVPRVLVMYFIAALALIFYVSKVPERYFPGQLNYLGSSHQVWHLLLVLMFYWWHQSTGFIMAYRHSQPCPNTPQHA from the exons ATGCGTAGTACATATTATAAGCCCCAGAATGGCACAAACTGCAAATATGCCAAATTAAAAG GTTCAGGTCAGATTAAACCAGACCCTGCTGGCTCAGACATGCCTCAGAAACCACAGAAGAGCTCTCAGACTGCACACTACATCGAGCTGGGAAGTTATCAGTACTGGCCTGTACTGGTGCCCAGAGGTATCAGGCTGTACACATACGAGCAGATCCCCCCGTTTCTGAGGGAGAACCCCTACATCACAGATGGATACAGGGCATACTTGCCCTCCAGGCTGTGCATCAAAAG CCTCTTCATCCTGTCCAATGAGACGGTGAACATCTGGAGCCATCTCCTgggcttcctcctcttcttctgtcttGGGGTGTACAACATGGCCTCGGTGCTGCCGGCTGTTGGCGCCTCCAGAGAGGATTATGTCATCTACTCCATTGGACTCTTCTGCTTTCAG CTGTGTATGCTGTGCTCGGTGGGTTACCACCTGTTCTGCTGCCATCGCTCAGAGAAGACCAGCCGCCGCTGGATGGCGCTGGATTACGCCGGTGTTTCCATCGGCATCCTGGGCTGCTACGTCCCCGGAGTCTTCTACACCTTCTACTGTAATAAC TACTGGCGGCAGGTGTACCTGGTGACGGTCCTCGCCATGATCCTGGCTGTGTTCTTCGCTCAGATCCACCCTCATTATCTCAGCAAGCAGTGGAAGCAGCTGCGCTCGATCATCTTCTGCTCGGTGACCGGGTACGGCCTCATCCCCACCGTCCACTGGATCTGCCTCACGGGAGGTTTCTCCTCTGAACTCGTCCAG GCGTTTGTTCCTCGGGTCCTGGTGATGTACTTCATTGCAGCACTGGCTCTCATTTTCTATGTTTCCAAAGTTCCTGAGCGGTACTTCCCAG GTCAGCTGAACTACCTGGGCTCCAGCCATCAGGTTTGGCACTTGCTGCTAGTGCTCATGTTTTACTGGTGGCACCAATCAACAGGCTTCATCATGGCGTACAGGCACAGTCAGCCGTGCCCCAACACCCCCCAACACGCCTAG
- the paqr3a gene encoding progestin and adipoQ receptor family member 3a isoform X1, with product MKLISETNNSPIRVYCGLGLNHHQRLASLSNYGWHGASPGSVEPGSGQIKPDPAGSDMPQKPQKSSQTAHYIELGSYQYWPVLVPRGIRLYTYEQIPPFLRENPYITDGYRAYLPSRLCIKSLFILSNETVNIWSHLLGFLLFFCLGVYNMASVLPAVGASREDYVIYSIGLFCFQLCMLCSVGYHLFCCHRSEKTSRRWMALDYAGVSIGILGCYVPGVFYTFYCNNYWRQVYLVTVLAMILAVFFAQIHPHYLSKQWKQLRSIIFCSVTGYGLIPTVHWICLTGGFSSELVQAFVPRVLVMYFIAALALIFYVSKVPERYFPGQLNYLGSSHQVWHLLLVLMFYWWHQSTGFIMAYRHSQPCPNTPQHA from the exons ATGAAACTGATTAGTGAGACAAATAATTCTCCAATACGTGTTTATTGCGGTTTAGGATTGAATCATCATCAGAGACTGGCGTCCCTGAGTAATTATGGGTGGCACGGTGCATCTCCGGGATCAGTTGAACCAG GTTCAGGTCAGATTAAACCAGACCCTGCTGGCTCAGACATGCCTCAGAAACCACAGAAGAGCTCTCAGACTGCACACTACATCGAGCTGGGAAGTTATCAGTACTGGCCTGTACTGGTGCCCAGAGGTATCAGGCTGTACACATACGAGCAGATCCCCCCGTTTCTGAGGGAGAACCCCTACATCACAGATGGATACAGGGCATACTTGCCCTCCAGGCTGTGCATCAAAAG CCTCTTCATCCTGTCCAATGAGACGGTGAACATCTGGAGCCATCTCCTgggcttcctcctcttcttctgtcttGGGGTGTACAACATGGCCTCGGTGCTGCCGGCTGTTGGCGCCTCCAGAGAGGATTATGTCATCTACTCCATTGGACTCTTCTGCTTTCAG CTGTGTATGCTGTGCTCGGTGGGTTACCACCTGTTCTGCTGCCATCGCTCAGAGAAGACCAGCCGCCGCTGGATGGCGCTGGATTACGCCGGTGTTTCCATCGGCATCCTGGGCTGCTACGTCCCCGGAGTCTTCTACACCTTCTACTGTAATAAC TACTGGCGGCAGGTGTACCTGGTGACGGTCCTCGCCATGATCCTGGCTGTGTTCTTCGCTCAGATCCACCCTCATTATCTCAGCAAGCAGTGGAAGCAGCTGCGCTCGATCATCTTCTGCTCGGTGACCGGGTACGGCCTCATCCCCACCGTCCACTGGATCTGCCTCACGGGAGGTTTCTCCTCTGAACTCGTCCAG GCGTTTGTTCCTCGGGTCCTGGTGATGTACTTCATTGCAGCACTGGCTCTCATTTTCTATGTTTCCAAAGTTCCTGAGCGGTACTTCCCAG GTCAGCTGAACTACCTGGGCTCCAGCCATCAGGTTTGGCACTTGCTGCTAGTGCTCATGTTTTACTGGTGGCACCAATCAACAGGCTTCATCATGGCGTACAGGCACAGTCAGCCGTGCCCCAACACCCCCCAACACGCCTAG